In Candidatus Sodalis pierantonius str. SOPE, one DNA window encodes the following:
- the ccmD gene encoding heme exporter protein CcmD, whose protein sequence is MNAAFSSWPAFLVMGGYAFYVWLAVAVTLLSLAALLGHTLVARLLRAIRRQQARAERMRQGALRATPAIPPEKVQ, encoded by the coding sequence CGCGGCATTTTCTTCCTGGCCGGCCTTTCTGGTGATGGGCGGCTACGCCTTTTACGTTTGGCTAGCGGTCGCCGTCACGCTGCTATCGCTGGCGGCGTTGCTGGGACATACCCTCGTGGCGCGCCTGCTGCGCGCCATTCGTCGGCAGCAGGCGCGCGCCGAACGGATGCGACAGGGCGCCCTGCGCGCTACGCCGGCGATCCCTCCGGAGAAAGTTCAGTGA